From the Clostridiales bacterium FE2011 genome, one window contains:
- a CDS encoding LCP family protein, whose amino-acid sequence MKKTMNLLIKLTALLLLLCLLPLAATAEEKKEGNWESFLLICNEGMNNDKGNAGNTLMVAAMEPDQGRIHLMMFTWDTFINYEGYDVPQKLDMPYRNNGPEEAVKVFNENFGLNINHYLSLNYLNLASLIDEYGGINVDITRAERNALNGMVASKKIRLQEQVAAGELGQTVIDMLAQEYYLNDFGPNTHLNGLQAVGYGWLQYDSVYNCCQRDANVVAGLFHSAGSFIADKVALYTNETGVPADDYARRLINLDEITEEDYQFLRDQIAPIFQMSVNNMTEDEIRSITLALAKIAYQAEREGASIFDLIKSTILPLEATQPYDIVAGAQGHLIDKEANIAAVKEFLYTED is encoded by the coding sequence ATGAAAAAGACAATGAACCTTCTTATCAAACTGACTGCGCTGCTTCTTCTCCTGTGCCTGCTTCCTCTGGCAGCAACAGCGGAAGAGAAGAAGGAAGGCAACTGGGAATCATTCCTGCTCATCTGCAATGAAGGCATGAACAACGATAAGGGCAATGCCGGCAACACCCTGATGGTTGCAGCCATGGAGCCTGATCAGGGCAGAATCCACCTGATGATGTTCACCTGGGATACCTTCATTAACTATGAAGGCTACGATGTTCCCCAGAAGCTGGATATGCCTTATCGGAATAATGGGCCTGAAGAAGCGGTCAAAGTCTTCAATGAAAACTTCGGTTTGAACATTAATCATTACCTGAGTCTGAACTACCTGAATCTGGCTTCCCTGATCGATGAATATGGCGGAATCAATGTGGATATCACCCGTGCGGAGCGTAATGCCTTGAACGGTATGGTGGCGTCCAAGAAGATCCGCCTGCAGGAGCAGGTGGCGGCGGGTGAACTGGGACAGACTGTGATTGATATGCTGGCTCAGGAATATTACCTGAATGACTTTGGACCCAACACCCACCTGAACGGCTTGCAGGCCGTGGGCTACGGCTGGCTGCAGTATGACAGCGTGTATAACTGCTGCCAAAGGGACGCAAATGTTGTCGCGGGTCTTTTCCACAGCGCCGGAAGCTTCATTGCAGATAAAGTAGCTCTGTATACCAATGAAACCGGTGTACCTGCAGACGACTATGCCAGAAGACTCATCAATCTGGATGAAATAACCGAAGAAGATTATCAGTTCCTTCGTGATCAAATTGCACCCATCTTCCAGATGTCCGTGAACAATATGACTGAGGATGAAATACGGAGCATTACACTTGCTCTTGCCAAGATTGCTTACCAGGCCGAACGGGAAGGGGCAAGTATCTTTGATCTCATCAAATCCACTATTCTTCCTCTGGAAGCAACCCAGCCCTATGACATAGTGGCTGGTGCACAGGGACATCTCATTGATAAGGAAGCCAATATCGCTGCGGTAAAGGAGTTCCTGTATACCGAAGACTAA
- a CDS encoding TIR domain-containing protein: MARKVFFSFHYENDISRVMVVRNRWVTYGGQLASQVIDNADFEQVKRQGQVAIERWIDKQMDGTTATIVLIGSETLQRPYVQYEICKSIERGNAIIGVYINNIRNLQGQVSMPCPKHTIIGYYKDGTPAYFDQVADAIYDYHINEGYTNLHHWIEDAVRRKNG; encoded by the coding sequence ATGGCTAGGAAGGTTTTCTTTAGTTTTCATTATGAAAATGATATATCTAGAGTAATGGTTGTTAGGAATAGATGGGTAACCTATGGTGGACAACTTGCATCACAGGTCATTGATAACGCCGATTTTGAACAAGTAAAACGACAAGGTCAAGTTGCAATAGAACGTTGGATAGATAAACAGATGGATGGAACTACTGCAACAATTGTATTGATTGGATCAGAAACCTTACAAAGACCATACGTACAATATGAGATATGTAAAAGCATAGAAAGAGGAAATGCTATTATTGGCGTCTACATAAATAATATAAGAAACTTACAAGGTCAAGTTTCAATGCCTTGTCCTAAACATACAATTATCGGATATTACAAAGACGGAACACCAGCATATTTTGATCAAGTAGCTGATGCAATATACGATTATCATATAAATGAAGGATATACAAACTTACATCATTGGATTGAAGATGCAGTGAGGAGAAAGAATGGATAA
- a CDS encoding DegT/DnrJ/EryC1/StrS family aminotransferase has protein sequence MDFLNDPRFNGITPFDGRIWLSSPTMHGDEQRYVDEAIRTNWVSTVGANINEIEKELAEYVGCKYAVALSSGTAALHLATKLAGERLYGQARPDQGTLAGKKVFCSDVTFDASINPVAYEDGEAIFIDTERDTWNMDPAALEKAFEMYPEVKLIVLAHLYGTPGKMDEIRKIADAHGALIVEDAAESLGAKYKLNGQWVETGMLADYGCISFNGNKIITGSSGGMFLTDSLEDANKVKKWSTQSRENASWYQHEEIGYNYRMSNIVAGVIRGQIPHLDEHIAQKKKIWERYKEGFKDLPVTMNPWDEEKSEPNFWLSCMLINEDAMAPHVRSDKDELWHSVSGMSSPGEILAALATFRAEGRPIWKPMHMQPIYQMNKFITVEGNGRARSNAYIEGEAPDVGADLFKRGLCLPSDNKMTTHQQDIVIEIIRRCFE, from the coding sequence ATGGATTTCCTGAATGATCCCCGGTTTAATGGAATTACGCCTTTTGATGGCAGAATCTGGCTCTCATCTCCAACAATGCATGGAGATGAGCAGCGCTATGTGGACGAAGCAATCCGTACCAATTGGGTGAGTACCGTCGGTGCCAACATCAACGAGATCGAAAAAGAACTCGCGGAGTATGTTGGCTGTAAGTATGCTGTTGCTCTCAGCTCTGGTACCGCTGCGCTACATCTGGCTACAAAGCTTGCCGGAGAAAGGCTGTATGGTCAGGCAAGACCTGATCAGGGTACATTAGCCGGAAAAAAAGTTTTCTGTTCTGATGTCACTTTTGATGCCTCGATCAATCCTGTTGCGTATGAAGATGGTGAGGCCATCTTTATTGATACAGAGCGGGATACCTGGAATATGGATCCGGCAGCTCTCGAAAAAGCCTTTGAGATGTATCCGGAGGTAAAGCTGATCGTTCTGGCTCATCTGTACGGAACACCTGGCAAGATGGATGAGATCCGGAAGATCGCTGACGCTCATGGAGCGTTGATTGTTGAAGATGCAGCGGAATCTCTGGGAGCAAAATACAAGCTCAACGGCCAGTGGGTTGAAACCGGTATGCTGGCGGATTACGGTTGCATCAGCTTCAACGGAAACAAGATCATTACCGGTTCTTCCGGCGGTATGTTCCTGACTGATTCATTGGAAGACGCCAATAAGGTAAAGAAATGGTCTACCCAAAGCCGGGAAAACGCATCCTGGTATCAGCATGAAGAGATTGGGTATAACTACCGCATGAGCAACATTGTTGCCGGTGTCATCCGCGGACAGATCCCGCATCTGGATGAGCACATCGCCCAGAAGAAAAAGATATGGGAACGCTACAAGGAAGGATTTAAAGATCTTCCCGTGACGATGAATCCCTGGGATGAGGAAAAGTCTGAACCGAACTTCTGGTTGTCCTGCATGCTGATCAATGAAGATGCTATGGCACCGCACGTGAGAAGTGATAAGGATGAACTCTGGCATTCGGTGAGCGGCATGAGCAGCCCGGGAGAAATTCTGGCAGCGCTGGCAACGTTCCGGGCAGAAGGCCGGCCGATCTGGAAACCGATGCATATGCAGCCGATTTACCAGATGAATAAGTTTATCACCGTGGAAGGCAACGGTCGGGCCAGGAGCAATGCTTATATTGAAGGTGAAGCGCCCGATGTGGGAGCAGATCTGTTCAAACGAGGACTGTGTCTGCCGAGTGATAACAAGATGACGACACATCAGCAGGATATAGTGATAGAGATAATCCGCAGATGTTTTGAGTAA
- a CDS encoding acetyltransferase: MNKLMIVGASGHGRVVADIARQTGYTDIVFLDDDMTRKECGRYPVIGKPKDYSPDEGDLFVAIGNTTIRKRIMNQLGMCITLIHPKAIIAEDVQIGEGSVIMAGAVVNPGTRIGRGCIVNTCSSIDHDCVIGNYSHISVGAHLAGNVVIGEETWIGIGSIVSNNINICSDSMIGAGAVVIRNIDESGTYVGVPARRRK, from the coding sequence ATGAATAAACTAATGATTGTGGGGGCTTCTGGTCATGGTCGTGTTGTTGCAGATATTGCCAGACAAACAGGATATACGGATATTGTTTTTCTGGATGATGATATGACACGCAAAGAATGTGGCAGATATCCTGTCATAGGGAAACCGAAAGATTATTCTCCTGATGAAGGTGATTTATTTGTTGCTATTGGAAATACAACAATCCGTAAACGGATCATGAATCAACTGGGTATGTGTATAACTTTGATTCATCCAAAGGCAATCATTGCAGAAGATGTTCAAATCGGCGAAGGCTCAGTAATCATGGCTGGAGCTGTTGTAAATCCAGGAACAAGAATAGGCCGTGGATGTATAGTTAACACATGTAGTTCCATAGATCATGATTGCGTGATTGGTAATTATTCACATATATCTGTTGGAGCACATCTGGCAGGGAACGTTGTGATCGGCGAAGAAACGTGGATTGGAATTGGAAGTATTGTTAGCAACAATATAAATATATGTAGTGATAGTATGATAGGTGCAGGCGCAGTAGTTATAAGGAATATAGATGAATCTGGAACTTATGTAGGCGTGCCGGCAAGGAGAAGAAAATGA
- a CDS encoding sugar transferase has protein sequence MYERFIKRPQDFLCSLIAIIAFSPVFLIVAFLVRIKLGSPVLFKQDRPGKDNKVFKLYKFRTMTDKRDDDGRLLPDSERLPQFGRLLRSTSLDELPEMFNIIKGDMAVVGPRPLLVQYLQRYNEHQARRQEVRPGFTGLAQTHGRNSISWEEKFDLDVYYVDHITFLGDWKIIFTTLKTVIKREGITSNTSATMEEFMGTEDGQ, from the coding sequence ATATACGAACGGTTTATAAAAAGACCTCAGGATTTCTTGTGTTCCCTTATTGCCATTATTGCTTTTTCTCCGGTGTTTCTTATTGTTGCTTTTTTGGTGAGAATAAAACTTGGATCACCTGTGCTATTTAAGCAAGATAGACCTGGAAAAGATAATAAGGTTTTTAAGCTTTATAAATTTAGAACTATGACAGATAAAAGAGATGATGATGGAAGGTTGTTACCTGATTCTGAAAGATTACCCCAATTCGGCCGTTTACTTCGTTCAACAAGTCTGGATGAGTTGCCAGAAATGTTTAACATAATAAAAGGTGACATGGCAGTTGTTGGTCCTAGACCACTTCTTGTACAATATCTTCAAAGATATAATGAACATCAAGCGAGAAGACAGGAAGTCAGGCCGGGATTTACCGGATTAGCACAGACTCATGGAAGGAATTCTATTTCGTGGGAAGAGAAATTTGATTTAGATGTCTACTATGTTGATCATATAACGTTTCTTGGTGACTGGAAAATCATTTTTACAACACTAAAGACAGTAATAAAGCGGGAAGGGATTACTTCCAATACATCTGCAACGATGGAAGAATTCATGGGGACAGAGGACGGACAGTAA
- a CDS encoding RHS repeat protein — MKKLIRVIPVLLILTLLLSTVYGASAAVTPQSLRMPAYSLTDCEWNENGQLISETVHDSDGNPAVNSRGFHKAEYTWDAKGNPLTESYTGLNGEPVVADGGYAKTVFTYENNSKGVPHIVAEDRYTADGSRADIPGSYSYRRDIWDGDQIFSTAYYDASGNLIQPTGGYARILYSLEEDENAVVITKRYEDANGNALLGAEGGAKIVYIYAKGLTAAANARVDNMGLGMLLGNMPIRDREGTPNSMPESERGELFNTVVLDDNDRKPMLVSTEIYGTDGSKTLGAKRWQREVRSYDERGNLTRTDYYGADGELIISSTGTASTVNTYDELNRVIQIDYLDRDGQLLKMLNGYARVTYEYYGSSERVHYIRYFGADGNRTMITSGVSMIEFEYDDNNEYDWDKRETYYDILDEYTQSNGGFARIEWKLFDDNNFKLDDNKLWVLNSPYAQWEKYYGTDMKLVERKAGHAGIENFKNENNQIIKTVYMDDQWLPTRYEEGQYAWIEYQYETNDPTEPACYEAYFDKDGNPVEAITGAYARSMVYGGPKKNLLLEEAFFDAEGNPDTSVVTGAHKAAYTYDRNMLQTSVHYYNADGTLSATRNGEAAMLREYNSKGSLLWEVTFGDDNKPLAVNGTNAAQVHSYDYAGHHTGEKFFDENGTPVTNSNGYASAIYDYDAKGNITSISYYNAENMSTLVSGRAKVEREYDNAHHMTYELNVGTNGRPVLQSDGFAARKLTYDPETGLTTKVEYLDAQGEPVVISQGYASYEVKYDHAGNLTLRAYYDEKGELVAPATPGYAKLERQIDAQGRVTEEARYNADGTLQENRDGYAVTETTYDINKTTVSYLNANRELADTSFGYASKVTETDYMGNTVSIAYFGANNEPVKIADGYHTQKNTWDMEGHQLREQYFDENGKPVACPKGYASFLCEYDKNGNTTREVHFGVNGEVAKVIAGAPEVLREYDDENRLLSEKYLDETGMPYMLRGDYASTECEYDARGNLLTEKFFGTEGQPVISTKGYAQKTDTYDIRGHLLSEEYTDGKGNLLMQQIGYAKKQQTWDSHGNLLSEAWFDESNQPALQENTYGYKTYKYDNHNNLTEEAWYHHEGAPTVLADGYNRVVHVYNAFDRRVRSVWYYNMDIVTLPEGYAAKSFEYDGRGRITKTSCLDDKMQRVMTKKGYSAEQKVYDNANNVLQVRYLDVNDKLTRLPEGFSVWQREYDKNNHVILEQYLDENERIASLTERQPASRNVYDARGRLIRIEYLNTGLQASETQFGYSTIQFAYDDQNRRTGITYLDANGLNKMISAGYAGIRYEYSDQGKIWRTTYLDVSGQPTLFKDGYAASENIYDNDLNLVGTIYLDDKYNRTYIGAGYSGIRRSVDKNGDILTETYLDNDDLPVAGAGGYATLRNTWDNLRRVIKREYLDKEGQPAKLSSGYCAVAYQYDNNSNKIRESYYNKDGELIWNNDGYCEILLKYDERNHCIEERLLTRGGKPAVHNYGRYSSMTRKVDEDGRVLEVHFYDEQGRPTFYASDYAEARYVYDLAGRQTEVSYYDVEGKPMAVRRGYARMTTEYNTLGLKTEECYYDVDGNLVDTQMGYAKEVSTYDELGNRLTVRYLNTSQLQVVPEGSAYAYYLMAYDDAGRVLSEEYYDEMDKPALCRDGYAAHYAEYTETGRLKEETYFDTENKPVAYNGYSKRELVDEDKENRTYTLRVINETMDDESYIESRQTFDKYDRMIRISYFDKAGNPAVGAEGASTVEKEYTGRGQIALEKFYDAANKATAVNGAYGVATTYTPFGRIDKQTWLDENGNPAPNANGYAALTYAYDLTNAAKVEKYIQKYFDANDEPCADTLGAYGVSILFYPNTRVHEVTYLDDEGKPINTNKGYAQLQYEEDENGNRTWEGYFDKYGGQANCDAGYSSKECDYDSAGRLIGERYQDRYNKLTNNAEGVAGWNGYYDAEGNLIITSKYNQDKEALPTQNP; from the coding sequence ATGAAAAAGCTCATCAGGGTGATTCCGGTTCTTCTGATTCTGACACTGTTACTCAGCACCGTTTATGGAGCGTCTGCCGCGGTGACGCCCCAGAGCCTGCGTATGCCCGCTTACAGCCTGACGGACTGTGAGTGGAATGAAAACGGACAGTTAATTTCTGAAACTGTCCATGACTCGGATGGCAATCCCGCCGTTAATAGCCGTGGATTCCATAAGGCTGAATATACCTGGGATGCGAAGGGGAATCCCCTGACCGAATCCTATACCGGTCTGAACGGTGAGCCTGTTGTTGCGGATGGGGGATATGCCAAAACTGTTTTCACTTATGAGAACAACTCCAAGGGAGTTCCCCACATCGTGGCGGAAGATCGCTATACCGCGGATGGCAGCCGTGCAGACATTCCCGGTAGCTACAGTTACCGCCGGGATATATGGGACGGAGACCAGATCTTTTCCACCGCTTATTATGATGCATCTGGTAATCTAATCCAGCCCACCGGCGGTTATGCCCGGATCCTCTACAGCCTGGAAGAGGATGAAAACGCAGTTGTGATCACCAAACGTTATGAAGATGCAAACGGTAATGCTTTGCTGGGTGCAGAAGGCGGAGCAAAGATAGTTTATATTTATGCCAAAGGCCTGACCGCAGCCGCAAATGCTCGGGTGGATAATATGGGCCTTGGGATGTTGCTGGGTAATATGCCTATCCGTGACCGTGAAGGTACACCCAATTCTATGCCGGAAAGTGAACGGGGAGAGCTGTTTAACACTGTAGTCCTGGATGATAATGATCGAAAACCCATGCTGGTTTCCACGGAAATCTATGGAACGGACGGCAGCAAAACTCTCGGCGCAAAGCGTTGGCAGCGGGAAGTTCGCAGCTACGATGAACGCGGCAACCTGACCCGTACAGATTATTATGGTGCGGATGGGGAACTGATCATCTCTTCTACCGGTACTGCGTCTACAGTTAACACCTACGATGAGCTAAATCGGGTCATCCAGATTGATTATCTGGATCGTGACGGTCAGCTGCTCAAGATGCTGAATGGTTATGCTCGGGTAACTTATGAATACTATGGCAGCAGTGAACGGGTACATTATATCCGTTATTTTGGAGCGGATGGTAACCGTACCATGATTACATCCGGCGTCTCCATGATCGAATTCGAATATGATGATAACAATGAATACGATTGGGATAAGCGGGAAACTTATTATGACATCCTGGACGAATATACTCAGTCCAACGGTGGCTTTGCCCGGATTGAATGGAAGCTTTTCGATGATAACAACTTCAAACTGGATGATAATAAACTCTGGGTGCTGAATTCTCCTTATGCTCAGTGGGAAAAATACTACGGTACGGATATGAAGCTTGTTGAACGGAAAGCAGGCCATGCCGGTATCGAGAACTTCAAAAATGAGAATAACCAGATCATAAAGACTGTCTATATGGACGATCAGTGGCTGCCTACACGGTATGAGGAAGGCCAGTACGCCTGGATCGAATATCAGTACGAAACCAACGATCCCACTGAACCTGCCTGCTATGAAGCATACTTCGACAAAGACGGCAATCCGGTTGAAGCCATTACCGGTGCCTATGCCCGGAGCATGGTCTACGGCGGACCGAAGAAGAATCTTCTCCTGGAAGAAGCCTTCTTTGACGCGGAAGGAAATCCGGATACCAGCGTTGTGACCGGTGCACATAAAGCTGCCTATACTTACGACCGGAACATGCTGCAGACTTCAGTCCATTATTACAATGCGGATGGAACCCTTTCTGCCACCCGGAACGGGGAAGCGGCCATGCTGCGGGAGTATAATAGCAAGGGAAGCCTGCTGTGGGAAGTCACCTTCGGGGATGACAATAAGCCTTTGGCTGTGAACGGCACTAATGCTGCTCAGGTTCATAGCTATGACTATGCCGGACATCACACCGGTGAAAAGTTCTTCGATGAGAACGGTACTCCTGTGACCAACAGTAATGGTTATGCCAGCGCCATCTATGATTATGACGCGAAGGGAAATATCACTTCCATTTCCTACTATAATGCGGAAAATATGTCCACCCTGGTCAGCGGACGGGCTAAAGTGGAACGGGAATATGACAACGCTCACCATATGACCTATGAACTGAACGTTGGTACCAACGGCCGTCCGGTCCTGCAAAGCGATGGCTTTGCTGCCCGTAAACTGACCTATGATCCGGAAACCGGCCTGACAACCAAGGTGGAATATCTGGACGCTCAGGGCGAACCGGTTGTCATTTCCCAGGGCTACGCTTCCTATGAAGTCAAGTATGATCATGCCGGGAATCTGACCCTGCGTGCCTATTACGATGAGAAGGGTGAGCTTGTTGCTCCTGCGACACCTGGTTATGCCAAACTGGAGCGTCAGATTGACGCTCAGGGACGGGTGACTGAAGAAGCGCGCTACAATGCGGATGGAACCCTACAAGAAAACCGCGACGGATATGCTGTTACTGAAACTACTTATGATATCAATAAGACAACGGTTTCTTATCTGAACGCTAATCGTGAACTGGCGGATACTTCCTTCGGCTATGCCTCGAAGGTAACCGAAACAGATTACATGGGCAACACCGTGAGTATCGCTTACTTTGGTGCAAATAATGAGCCTGTAAAAATCGCTGACGGCTACCATACCCAGAAAAACACCTGGGATATGGAAGGCCATCAGCTGAGAGAGCAGTACTTCGATGAGAACGGCAAACCGGTCGCATGTCCGAAAGGATACGCTTCCTTCCTCTGCGAGTATGATAAGAACGGCAATACCACCCGTGAAGTACACTTCGGTGTGAACGGGGAAGTTGCGAAAGTCATTGCCGGTGCGCCGGAAGTCCTGCGTGAGTATGACGATGAAAATCGGCTCCTGAGTGAGAAGTACCTGGATGAAACCGGTATGCCCTATATGCTGCGCGGGGACTACGCTTCTACTGAGTGCGAGTATGATGCCCGTGGCAATCTGCTGACCGAAAAGTTCTTCGGTACAGAAGGACAGCCTGTGATTTCCACCAAGGGTTATGCCCAGAAAACAGATACCTATGATATCCGCGGACATCTGTTGTCAGAGGAATATACCGATGGCAAAGGTAATCTCCTCATGCAGCAGATTGGCTATGCTAAGAAACAACAGACCTGGGACAGCCACGGCAATCTGCTGAGCGAAGCCTGGTTCGATGAATCCAATCAGCCGGCTCTGCAGGAAAACACCTACGGATATAAGACTTATAAATATGACAATCACAACAACCTGACCGAAGAAGCATGGTATCACCATGAAGGTGCACCTACTGTACTGGCGGACGGTTATAACCGTGTCGTCCATGTCTATAACGCCTTCGATCGCCGCGTGCGCAGCGTCTGGTATTACAACATGGATATCGTAACTCTGCCGGAAGGCTATGCTGCCAAGTCCTTTGAATATGATGGTCGTGGTCGTATTACCAAGACATCCTGCCTGGATGACAAGATGCAGCGGGTAATGACGAAAAAGGGTTATTCAGCCGAGCAGAAAGTATATGATAATGCCAATAATGTCCTTCAGGTCCGCTATCTGGACGTGAATGATAAACTGACCCGTTTGCCGGAAGGCTTCAGCGTCTGGCAGCGTGAATATGACAAGAACAATCACGTAATTCTGGAACAGTATCTGGATGAGAATGAGCGGATTGCGTCTCTGACGGAACGCCAGCCTGCTTCCAGAAACGTTTATGACGCTCGTGGCCGTTTAATTCGTATCGAATATCTGAATACCGGATTACAAGCTTCTGAAACCCAGTTTGGCTACAGCACGATTCAGTTTGCTTATGATGATCAGAATCGCCGCACCGGTATTACCTATCTTGATGCCAATGGTTTGAACAAAATGATTTCCGCCGGCTATGCCGGGATTCGCTATGAGTACAGCGATCAGGGTAAGATTTGGCGTACTACTTACCTTGATGTTTCCGGACAACCGACGTTGTTCAAAGATGGCTATGCCGCCAGTGAAAACATCTATGACAATGATTTGAACCTTGTCGGTACGATTTATCTGGATGATAAATACAACCGGACATACATCGGTGCTGGGTACTCTGGTATCCGCCGTTCGGTGGACAAGAACGGAGACATCCTGACGGAAACCTACCTGGATAATGATGATCTGCCGGTTGCGGGTGCGGGTGGATATGCCACGCTGCGAAATACATGGGATAATCTCCGCAGAGTTATCAAGCGTGAATATCTGGACAAAGAAGGTCAGCCAGCCAAACTTTCCAGCGGTTACTGCGCTGTGGCTTATCAGTATGACAATAACAGCAACAAGATCCGTGAGTCCTACTATAACAAGGATGGCGAACTGATCTGGAATAATGACGGTTATTGCGAGATTTTGCTGAAATATGACGAGCGGAACCATTGCATCGAAGAACGTCTTCTGACCAGGGGCGGGAAACCTGCTGTTCACAACTACGGACGCTATTCTTCCATGACCCGGAAAGTGGATGAGGACGGACGGGTATTGGAAGTCCACTTCTATGATGAGCAGGGACGTCCCACCTTCTACGCCAGCGATTATGCCGAAGCCCGGTATGTCTATGACCTGGCCGGACGGCAGACAGAAGTCAGCTATTATGATGTCGAAGGCAAGCCGATGGCGGTCCGCCGCGGCTATGCCAGGATGACTACAGAGTATAACACTCTGGGACTGAAAACCGAAGAATGCTACTACGACGTGGATGGCAATCTGGTAGATACCCAGATGGGCTATGCCAAGGAAGTATCTACCTATGATGAACTGGGTAATCGGCTGACTGTCAGATACCTGAATACCTCGCAGCTGCAGGTGGTTCCGGAAGGTTCCGCTTACGCCTACTATCTCATGGCTTATGATGACGCCGGACGGGTCCTCAGTGAGGAATATTACGACGAAATGGACAAACCGGCACTATGCCGGGATGGATATGCAGCTCACTATGCAGAATATACCGAAACCGGACGTCTGAAGGAAGAAACATACTTCGATACCGAGAATAAACCTGTTGCGTATAATGGCTACAGCAAACGTGAACTGGTGGATGAGGATAAGGAGAATCGTACCTACACCCTGCGTGTCATCAATGAAACCATGGATGACGAGTCCTATATCGAAAGCCGTCAGACCTTCGACAAGTATGACCGGATGATTAGGATCAGCTACTTCGATAAGGCTGGTAATCCGGCTGTTGGCGCTGAGGGCGCCAGCACAGTGGAAAAGGAATACACCGGACGCGGCCAGATCGCGCTGGAGAAGTTCTACGATGCGGCAAATAAAGCAACCGCTGTGAACGGTGCATATGGTGTGGCTACCACCTATACTCCCTTTGGCCGGATCGATAAACAGACCTGGCTGGATGAGAACGGCAATCCTGCACCGAATGCGAATGGCTATGCAGCCTTGACTTATGCATATGACCTGACCAATGCCGCCAAGGTGGAAAAATATATCCAGAAGTATTTTGACGCGAATGATGAACCTTGCGCGGATACCCTGGGAGCCTATGGAGTGAGCATCCTCTTCTATCCGAATACTCGGGTACATGAAGTGACTTACCTGGATGACGAAGGTAAGCCAATCAATACGAATAAGGGATATGCCCAGCTTCAGTACGAAGAGGATGAAAACGGAAACCGCACCTGGGAAGGCTACTTCGATAAGTACGGCGGGCAGGCTAACTGCGACGCAGGCTATTCCAGCAAAGAATGCGATTATGACAGCGCCGGACGCCTGATCGGGGAACGCTACCAGGATCGCTACAATAAATTGACAAACAACGCGGAAGGCGTTGCAGGCTGGAACGGCTACTATGACGCGGAAGGCAACCTGATCATTACCAGCAAGTACAATCAGGATAAGGAAGCACTTCCGACTCAGAATCCTTAA